A genomic window from bacterium includes:
- the rpsR gene encoding 30S ribosomal protein S18: MVEIVAKRPAKKRRRTGRRMFSRHKVCRFCADKELEIDYKDAKTLRIFLTERCKIIPRRISGNCAKHQRRLTLAIKRSRHIALLPYTTAHS; the protein is encoded by the coding sequence ATGGTCGAAATCGTTGCAAAAAGACCCGCGAAGAAGCGACGGCGAACCGGACGGCGCATGTTCTCGCGCCACAAGGTGTGCCGGTTCTGCGCGGACAAGGAACTGGAAATCGATTACAAGGACGCGAAGACGCTTCGCATCTTTCTGACCGAGCGCTGCAAGATCATTCCGCGCCGTATCAGCGGAAACTGTGCGAAGCATCAGCGTCGCCTGACGCTGGCCATCAAGCGTTCGCGTCATATTGCCTTGCTGCCGTACACCACGGCGCACTCGTAG